The proteins below are encoded in one region of Nakamurella flava:
- a CDS encoding tyrosine-type recombinase/integrase, with translation MSSVAPPLENEQLVQRYTRHLSAERGLAAATVTAYTADVRSLLDHLDRYRGTAAGEVIGEPLAGLTLAVLRSWLARQRSTGAARTSLARRAAAARSFTAWAAREHLLATDVGQRLASPAPHRTLPAVLRSEQITAVLDAPARLDTDTTDPDSGGRTGTATAAVELRDQAVMELLYATAVRVSELTGLDLGDVDRHRRVVRVLGKGGKERTVPYGLPAERALDRWLTTGRPLLAGTESAAALFLGARGRRIDPRTVRAVVHSRTRGRAGAPELAPHGLRHTAATHLLEGGADLRTVQEMLGHASLATTQLYTHVTAERLRAAYQQAHPRA, from the coding sequence ATGAGCTCCGTCGCGCCGCCCCTGGAGAACGAGCAGCTGGTCCAGCGCTACACCCGCCACCTCAGCGCCGAACGCGGTCTTGCCGCCGCGACCGTCACCGCCTACACCGCGGACGTCCGCTCGCTGCTCGACCACCTCGACCGCTACCGGGGGACGGCCGCCGGCGAGGTGATCGGTGAGCCGCTGGCCGGCCTGACCCTGGCCGTCCTGCGCAGCTGGCTGGCTCGGCAGCGCAGCACCGGAGCCGCCCGGACGTCGCTGGCCCGCCGCGCCGCGGCCGCCCGATCCTTCACCGCCTGGGCCGCCCGCGAGCACCTGCTGGCGACCGACGTCGGTCAACGGCTCGCCTCACCCGCCCCCCACCGCACGCTGCCGGCGGTGCTGCGCAGCGAGCAGATCACCGCCGTCCTGGACGCCCCGGCCCGCCTCGACACCGATACCACCGACCCGGACAGCGGGGGCCGGACCGGGACGGCCACCGCCGCGGTGGAGCTGCGCGACCAGGCCGTCATGGAGTTGCTCTACGCCACCGCCGTGCGGGTGTCCGAGCTGACCGGCCTCGACCTGGGCGACGTCGACCGCCACCGCCGGGTCGTCCGGGTGCTCGGAAAGGGCGGCAAGGAACGGACCGTCCCGTACGGACTGCCGGCCGAACGCGCGCTCGACCGCTGGCTGACCACCGGCCGCCCACTGCTGGCGGGTACCGAGTCGGCGGCCGCCCTGTTCCTCGGCGCCCGCGGCCGGCGCATCGACCCGCGCACCGTCCGTGCCGTGGTGCACTCGCGAACCCGGGGTCGGGCCGGAGCTCCCGAACTCGCCCCGCACGGACTGCGGCACACCGCCGCCACCCACCTGCTGGAAGGCGGGGCGGACCTGCGCACCGTCCAGGAGATGCTCGGACACGCCAGCCTGGCCACCACCCAGCTCTACACACACGTCACCGCGGAGCGTCTGCGAGCGGCGTACCAACAGGCCCACCCACGGGCCTGA
- a CDS encoding maleylpyruvate isomerase family mycothiol-dependent enzyme: protein MTTTATPSTVLARVTAAAAPLTAMVSAVPTEAWGRPSPCDGWNAGDVIAHLIDTQQDFLHDRGLLERPAASATGIDQRWNDHIRRLLDVLRRPDAADVAFDGFFGPTTVGDTLLRFYVPDMIVHRWDLAAAVGADPHLSEAEITDLEDSVASWGDALYLEGICRPGVTAPSGADRQTVLLARMGRRNR, encoded by the coding sequence ATGACCACCACCGCGACCCCGTCCACCGTTCTTGCGCGGGTGACAGCGGCCGCCGCGCCGCTGACCGCCATGGTCTCCGCCGTGCCGACCGAAGCTTGGGGGCGCCCCAGCCCGTGCGACGGATGGAACGCCGGGGACGTGATCGCCCACCTGATCGACACCCAACAGGACTTTCTGCACGACCGCGGCCTGCTGGAGCGCCCGGCCGCCTCGGCCACTGGGATCGACCAACGGTGGAACGACCACATCCGCCGGCTGCTGGACGTGCTGCGCCGACCCGATGCGGCCGACGTCGCGTTCGACGGCTTCTTCGGCCCGACGACGGTCGGGGACACGCTGCTGCGGTTCTACGTGCCCGACATGATCGTCCACCGCTGGGATCTGGCGGCGGCCGTCGGCGCCGACCCCCACCTGTCGGAGGCCGAGATCACCGACCTGGAGGACAGTGTCGCGTCCTGGGGCGACGCGCTGTACCTGGAGGGCATCTGCCGGCCGGGGGTCACTGCGCCCTCGGGGGCGGATCGGCAGACCGTACTGCTGGCCCGGATGGGCCGCCGGAACCGGTGA
- a CDS encoding YifB family Mg chelatase-like AAA ATPase, whose translation MALARTWAVGLDGIVGGLVAVEADLAAGLPGTTVIGMVDAAISQARDRVRAAVQNSGIRWPDRRITLALSPASLRKSGAGYDVALAVAVLAAAGVVPVNAVEAAVFVGELGLDGQVRPVRGVLPSLLAARDAGRTAAFVARDNLAEAALAEGMTVRGVRTLTDLIGYLRGDDDNLLRPHDADDPPVGRTPPDLADVVGQPEARTALEVAAAGGHHLLMIGPPGAGKSMLANRLPGILPPLATRESLEVTALYSVAGLLPDDVPLMSTPPFVDPHHSASMASIVGGGTGTIRPGSVSLAHRGVLFLDEAPEFARRVMDSLRQPMEDGSVLIARSTHAIRYPARFQLVLAANPCPCAAARDLDCSCPGLARRTYLARLSGPLLDRVDIRVDLPPLDPASLMSGERGEASATVAHRVRLARERSAHRWRGTPWRCAAEVPGPIVRRHWRPDRAEEDLLERAVRTGRLTGRGYDRVLRLALTSADLAGRPTPVNQDVVLALALRSGEAL comes from the coding sequence ATGGCCCTGGCCCGCACCTGGGCGGTGGGCCTGGACGGCATCGTGGGCGGCCTGGTGGCGGTGGAGGCCGACCTCGCGGCCGGACTGCCCGGTACGACGGTCATCGGCATGGTCGACGCGGCCATCAGCCAGGCCCGGGACCGGGTGCGCGCCGCGGTGCAGAACTCCGGGATCCGCTGGCCGGACCGTCGCATCACCCTGGCGCTCTCACCGGCATCACTGCGCAAGAGCGGCGCCGGGTACGACGTCGCGCTCGCCGTCGCCGTGCTGGCCGCCGCCGGTGTGGTGCCCGTCAACGCCGTCGAGGCTGCGGTGTTCGTGGGCGAGCTCGGTCTGGACGGTCAGGTCCGGCCGGTCCGCGGGGTGCTGCCCAGCCTGCTGGCGGCCCGGGACGCCGGCCGGACGGCGGCGTTCGTCGCCCGCGACAACCTCGCCGAAGCCGCCCTGGCCGAAGGGATGACGGTGCGGGGCGTCCGCACCCTGACCGATCTGATCGGCTACCTGCGCGGCGACGACGACAACCTGCTCCGACCGCACGACGCCGACGATCCGCCGGTCGGGCGCACCCCGCCCGATCTGGCCGACGTCGTCGGGCAACCCGAGGCCCGGACCGCCCTGGAGGTGGCGGCGGCCGGCGGCCACCATCTGCTGATGATCGGCCCGCCCGGGGCGGGCAAGTCCATGCTGGCCAACCGGCTCCCCGGCATCCTGCCGCCACTGGCGACGCGCGAGTCGCTGGAGGTGACGGCGCTCTACTCGGTGGCCGGTCTGCTGCCGGACGACGTCCCGCTGATGAGCACCCCGCCGTTCGTCGATCCGCACCACAGCGCCTCCATGGCCTCCATCGTGGGCGGAGGAACCGGGACCATCCGGCCCGGCAGCGTGAGCCTGGCCCACCGCGGCGTCCTGTTCCTCGACGAAGCCCCCGAATTCGCCCGCCGGGTGATGGACAGCCTGCGTCAACCGATGGAGGACGGGTCGGTCCTCATCGCGCGGTCCACCCACGCCATCCGCTACCCGGCCCGGTTCCAACTGGTCCTGGCCGCCAACCCCTGCCCGTGCGCCGCCGCCCGCGACCTCGACTGCAGCTGCCCAGGTCTGGCGCGCCGTACCTACCTGGCCCGGTTGTCCGGCCCGCTGTTGGACCGCGTCGACATCCGCGTCGATCTCCCACCGCTGGATCCGGCGAGCCTGATGAGCGGGGAACGGGGCGAGGCCTCGGCGACGGTCGCCCATCGCGTCCGCCTGGCCCGTGAACGGTCCGCGCACCGGTGGCGGGGCACCCCGTGGCGGTGCGCCGCCGAGGTACCCGGCCCGATCGTCCGCCGACACTGGCGGCCCGACCGGGCCGAGGAGGACCTCCTCGAACGGGCCGTACGCACCGGTCGGCTGACCGGCCGCGGCTATGACCGCGTCCTGCGGCTGGCCCTGACCTCCGCCGACCTCGCCGGTCGACCCACCCCCGTCAACCAGGACGTCGTGCTGGCCCTGGCCCTGCGCAGCGGGGAAGCACTGTGA
- a CDS encoding protein-tyrosine phosphatase family protein: MSADPRRSALVDARVTDAPQSTGPDAVVADAPHPDPTRIDIAVDPTRQRMVGVTAHGLHEFDVPFVSEIADNLWLGGCEDGLVLPDFIDHVVSLYPWESYEVRHRLRSRTEVRMLDSVDQGFEQVDELAAWVNECRTTGPVLVHCQAGLNRSSLVAARALMLAGSTADDAIATLRQRRSPACLCNPSFEGWLRALDGDRPPTAAS, encoded by the coding sequence ATGAGCGCAGATCCGCGTCGTTCGGCTCTCGTCGACGCGCGTGTCACGGACGCTCCCCAATCCACCGGGCCGGACGCCGTCGTCGCCGATGCACCCCACCCCGATCCGACCCGCATCGACATCGCCGTCGATCCGACCCGCCAGCGCATGGTGGGGGTCACCGCGCACGGGCTGCACGAATTCGACGTGCCCTTCGTCAGCGAGATCGCCGACAATCTGTGGCTGGGCGGTTGTGAGGACGGCCTCGTCCTGCCCGACTTCATCGACCACGTCGTCTCCCTCTACCCGTGGGAGTCCTACGAGGTCCGCCACCGGCTGCGCTCCCGCACCGAGGTCCGGATGCTGGACAGCGTCGACCAGGGCTTCGAGCAGGTCGACGAACTGGCTGCCTGGGTCAACGAGTGCCGAACCACCGGGCCCGTCCTGGTCCACTGCCAGGCCGGACTCAACCGTTCCAGTCTGGTCGCCGCCCGTGCCCTGATGCTGGCCGGCTCGACCGCTGACGACGCCATCGCCACCCTCCGGCAGCGCCGCTCGCCGGCCTGTCTGTGCAACCCGTCGTTCGAGGGCTGGCTCCGCGCGCTGGACGGCGATCGGCCTCCGACCGCCGCGTCATGA
- a CDS encoding M23 family metallopeptidase, with product MVSIRAGRSIAALLTVVATLSATGASAAAVAASRPSLETAAESLSNNGFRSPVPLPLTVVTPFFAPEHRFGPGHRGVDLAVPAGSPVRAAGSGTVVFAGSVAGRSVVSIEHEGGLRTTYEPLTPAVAAGARVTAGDVIGTLDAGHAGCPGLDCLHWGARLPDRVYLDPLLLLGTWPVRLWPWTDP from the coding sequence ATGGTGTCCATCCGCGCCGGCCGGAGTATCGCGGCCCTGCTGACCGTGGTCGCGACGCTCAGCGCAACCGGCGCATCCGCCGCCGCGGTGGCGGCCTCCCGTCCATCACTGGAGACCGCCGCAGAGTCCTTGTCCAACAACGGGTTTCGCTCCCCGGTCCCGCTGCCCCTCACGGTCGTCACCCCCTTCTTCGCGCCGGAACACCGTTTCGGTCCCGGTCATCGTGGGGTCGACCTCGCCGTTCCGGCCGGCAGTCCGGTCCGGGCCGCCGGGTCGGGCACGGTCGTCTTCGCCGGGTCCGTGGCCGGTCGGTCGGTGGTGTCGATCGAGCACGAGGGCGGGCTGCGGACCACCTACGAACCGCTGACTCCGGCCGTGGCCGCGGGTGCCCGGGTGACCGCCGGGGATGTCATCGGGACGCTGGATGCCGGCCATGCCGGTTGTCCGGGCCTGGACTGTCTGCACTGGGGCGCACGTCTGCCGGACCGGGTCTATCTCGACCCGCTGCTGCTGCTCGGGACGTGGCCGGTGCGCCTGTGGCCGTGGACCGACCCGTGA
- a CDS encoding YraN family protein, which translates to MAQKDELGRRGEDLAVAMLQDQGLVVVDRNWRCRHGEMDIVAVDHARSTIVFCEVKTRSGDGFGTPFEAVNQAKRRRLRTVAAAWLADRSSPWVRTRFDVVGIRWRAGEEPTVEHRAEAF; encoded by the coding sequence ATGGCGCAGAAAGACGAATTGGGCCGCCGGGGTGAAGACCTCGCGGTCGCGATGCTGCAGGACCAGGGACTGGTGGTGGTCGACCGCAACTGGCGCTGCCGGCACGGTGAGATGGACATCGTGGCGGTCGACCACGCCCGGTCGACGATCGTCTTCTGCGAGGTCAAGACCCGCAGCGGCGACGGGTTCGGCACCCCCTTCGAGGCGGTCAACCAGGCCAAGCGTCGGCGCTTGCGGACCGTCGCGGCGGCGTGGCTGGCCGACCGCAGCTCACCCTGGGTGCGGACCCGCTTCGACGTCGTCGGCATCCGCTGGCGTGCCGGCGAGGAGCCCACGGTCGAACACCGGGCCGAGGCGTTCTGA
- a CDS encoding DNA-processing protein DprA encodes MPITSTTTDELLAYAGLARVCEPPATALSQFVTREGPVAAWRAVIERRAPRPVLAGSAARVADLSWDDARRQAEADLLDAAQVGAELLTPADPAWPAAAVTGLAGAVARGVTGAAPPLALWVRGRLPVRLPADGVTIVGSRACSPYGRRVAGELAADLAARGRAVISGAAFGVDTAAHYGALMARHPGGQPATVAVLACGIDRAYPEANRELLDRIAADGAVVSEYPPGTRPARHRFLVRNRLIAAFGAGTVVVEAGRRSGTLSTAAAADHQGRLVMAVPGPVTSALSAGCHLLLADRFAHLVTGADDVLTALGGHRAIEPALFPATDATGGVSGARVLDRPGSDPHHPTDGLDADTARVYEAFPARERIAVAELVKESGLVAPTVLGALAVLELHDLAERQGHLWRRCRPGRRPVTGSGGPSGPAVRSADPPPRAQ; translated from the coding sequence ATGCCCATCACATCCACCACCACCGACGAACTGCTCGCCTACGCCGGGCTCGCGCGGGTCTGCGAGCCGCCGGCCACCGCCCTGTCGCAGTTCGTGACTCGGGAGGGTCCGGTCGCGGCGTGGCGGGCGGTCATCGAACGCCGGGCGCCCCGTCCGGTCCTCGCCGGGTCGGCGGCGCGCGTCGCCGACCTCAGCTGGGACGACGCCCGCCGACAAGCCGAGGCCGACCTGCTCGACGCGGCCCAGGTCGGCGCCGAGCTGCTGACCCCGGCCGACCCGGCGTGGCCGGCCGCGGCGGTGACCGGCCTGGCCGGGGCGGTGGCCCGCGGCGTGACCGGAGCGGCGCCCCCGTTGGCCTTGTGGGTCCGCGGGCGGCTCCCGGTCCGGCTGCCCGCCGACGGGGTCACGATCGTCGGATCGCGAGCCTGCAGTCCGTACGGGCGACGCGTGGCCGGCGAATTGGCCGCCGACCTCGCCGCCCGCGGACGCGCGGTGATCTCCGGCGCGGCGTTCGGCGTCGACACCGCGGCCCACTACGGCGCGCTGATGGCCAGACACCCCGGCGGCCAACCGGCCACCGTCGCCGTCCTGGCCTGCGGGATCGACCGCGCCTATCCGGAGGCGAACCGCGAACTGCTCGACCGGATCGCCGCCGACGGGGCGGTGGTCAGCGAGTATCCGCCCGGGACACGCCCGGCCCGCCACCGGTTCCTGGTCCGCAACCGGCTGATCGCGGCCTTCGGGGCGGGCACCGTCGTGGTCGAGGCCGGCCGCCGGTCCGGCACCCTCAGCACCGCCGCCGCGGCCGATCACCAGGGTCGGCTGGTGATGGCCGTCCCCGGTCCCGTGACCTCCGCGCTGTCGGCCGGTTGCCACCTGTTGCTGGCCGACCGCTTCGCCCACCTCGTCACCGGGGCCGATGACGTGCTCACCGCTCTCGGTGGCCACCGCGCGATCGAACCGGCCCTGTTCCCGGCGACCGACGCCACCGGGGGAGTCAGCGGGGCCCGCGTCCTCGATCGGCCGGGGTCGGACCCCCACCATCCGACCGACGGGCTGGACGCGGACACCGCCCGGGTCTACGAGGCGTTCCCGGCCCGGGAGCGCATCGCCGTCGCCGAACTGGTCAAGGAGTCCGGTCTCGTCGCTCCGACCGTCCTCGGTGCGCTGGCCGTGCTCGAACTGCACGACCTGGCCGAACGGCAGGGGCACCTCTGGCGCCGGTGCCGGCCGGGACGTCGGCCGGTCACCGGTTCCGGCGGCCCATCCGGGCCAGCAGTACGGTCTGCCGATCCGCCCCCGAGGGCGCAGTGA
- a CDS encoding helix-turn-helix domain-containing protein — translation MKPDSSVGQPARAERDDPVERAHLRDPADRSHTMYRYPVTDELTDLVRRYWVPVWSVPAGQAVEQHVLQYPCALLVVSTDYARFYGVTAGLSRTTLQGAGWAVGVLCQPATGWLLTRRSMADYRDQSVDLVDLLGDGAPAVVANVRAAMAADPHSPAAHQVAVAALAAVLAPCLPVDPEGRLVNDIVAAVEADTGWSSTAPALDRVARLAAHVGLSERALQRVVRRRVGLSPKWLIQRHRLHQAAGRLRDTCSPADLAALAADLGYADQAHFTRDFRTVTGQTPGEFARRYR, via the coding sequence ATGAAACCCGACAGCTCGGTCGGCCAGCCCGCCCGAGCGGAACGCGACGACCCGGTCGAGCGGGCCCACCTACGAGACCCGGCCGACCGGTCCCACACGATGTACCGCTACCCGGTGACCGACGAGCTCACCGACCTCGTGCGGAGATACTGGGTCCCGGTCTGGTCGGTGCCTGCTGGCCAGGCCGTGGAACAACACGTCCTGCAGTACCCGTGTGCCTTGCTCGTCGTCAGCACCGACTACGCCCGCTTCTACGGTGTCACCGCCGGCCTGTCCCGCACGACGCTCCAGGGGGCCGGTTGGGCGGTTGGTGTCCTGTGTCAGCCGGCCACCGGGTGGCTGCTCACGCGGCGGTCCATGGCCGACTACCGCGACCAGTCCGTCGATCTCGTCGACCTCCTGGGCGACGGCGCCCCAGCAGTGGTGGCGAACGTTCGTGCCGCCATGGCCGCCGACCCGCACAGTCCGGCCGCCCATCAGGTCGCGGTGGCGGCGCTCGCCGCGGTCCTTGCTCCCTGCCTGCCGGTGGATCCCGAGGGCCGGCTGGTGAACGACATCGTCGCCGCGGTCGAGGCGGACACCGGGTGGTCGTCGACCGCACCCGCGCTGGATCGCGTGGCACGACTCGCCGCCCACGTCGGTCTGTCCGAGCGGGCCCTGCAACGAGTGGTCCGGCGCCGCGTCGGCCTCTCCCCGAAGTGGCTGATCCAGCGTCACCGTCTGCATCAGGCCGCCGGGCGGCTGCGAGACACCTGCAGCCCGGCGGACCTCGCCGCCCTGGCCGCCGACCTCGGTTACGCCGACCAGGCTCACTTCACCCGGGACTTCCGCACGGTCACCGGACAGACCCCGGGGGAGTTCGCCCGCCGGTACCGGTGA
- a CDS encoding NYN domain-containing protein, with translation MADGTPESAVVLVDGENIDATLGSSILRRRPDPKERPRWERLLDHLRDRWGTEVSGLFFLNSAFTPLPSSFVQALLNIGYQPVILAGPPEVKVVDVAIQRTLQALAERSTDVVLVSHDGDFLEDLRPLIDGQRRVAVVGFRELFNTGYSELVEHGLEILDLEDQVKAFNVTLPRVRVIPIDDFDPTVFLN, from the coding sequence ATGGCAGATGGCACCCCCGAGTCCGCGGTCGTTCTGGTCGACGGCGAGAACATCGACGCGACCTTGGGTTCGAGCATTCTGCGGCGGCGCCCGGACCCGAAGGAGCGTCCCCGCTGGGAGCGCCTGCTGGATCACCTGCGGGATCGCTGGGGTACCGAGGTCAGCGGTCTGTTCTTCCTCAACTCGGCCTTCACTCCGCTGCCCAGCTCCTTCGTGCAGGCGCTGCTGAATATCGGCTACCAGCCGGTCATCCTCGCCGGACCGCCTGAGGTCAAGGTCGTGGACGTGGCGATCCAGCGCACGTTGCAGGCGCTGGCTGAGCGCAGCACCGACGTCGTCCTGGTCAGCCACGACGGCGATTTCCTGGAGGATCTGCGGCCGCTCATCGACGGCCAGCGCAGGGTCGCCGTCGTCGGCTTCCGCGAGCTGTTCAACACCGGCTACTCGGAACTGGTCGAGCACGGGCTCGAGATCCTCGATCTGGAGGATCAGGTCAAGGCGTTCAATGTGACCCTGCCCCGGGTCCGGGTCATCCCGATCGACGACTTCGACCCGACGGTGTTCCTCAACTAG